The following are encoded together in the Pseudoalteromonas ruthenica genome:
- a CDS encoding YnbE family lipoprotein, with protein MSKLSLVAVVAMLTLMGCTHKVEVESKEPITINLNVKVDHEIRVKVDKELDELFSDDSELF; from the coding sequence ATGAGCAAACTATCGCTGGTGGCGGTGGTCGCTATGTTAACTTTAATGGGATGCACCCATAAGGTTGAGGTAGAGAGTAAAGAGCCAATCACCATCAACCTAAATGTCAAAGTCGATCATGAGATCCGCGTCAAAGTGGATAAAGAACTCGACGAATTATTCAGCGATGACAGCGAGCTTTTCTAG
- the mltF gene encoding membrane-bound lytic murein transglycosylase MltF, whose amino-acid sequence MAKVEVTPSLGFVISGGIGVKGQAVRFVWLIVSIWVLVGCSEPQKPSQLERIHQSNTLRVGTLAGASNYYQAPQGEQGFEYELAQDFANYLGVELDIVPFFSLNDMFQRLDNGSLDLVASGIGYTPSRAELYRFGPSYRIISQKLVYKQGRVRPRDFDDLEGNLTVLARSSHSQTLHRYKKQYPQLSWNETDEMDEAELLQAIIDGDIDYTIADSHALALFRRYHPNLSIGFSVTRNDPIGWVLRQDNDDSLYALVVEFFGEAKANKRLYALEEKYFGHVRQFNYVNTLAFIEAVADTLPTYMPWFKQYAQELDWRLLAALSYQESMWDPLAKSPTGVRGIMMLTLPTAKQVGVTSRLKPEQNIRGGAEYLRYLIERIPDRIAQPDRTWFALASYNVGWGHVNDARILTERAGDDKDKWADVKKYLPLLIKKRYYRTTKYGYARGDVAVTYVDNIRRYYDTLVWLDENDALVANNASAKEESAGTP is encoded by the coding sequence ATGGCTAAAGTAGAGGTGACGCCAAGCCTTGGTTTTGTTATAAGTGGTGGTATCGGGGTAAAGGGGCAAGCCGTGAGATTCGTTTGGTTAATTGTGAGTATCTGGGTACTCGTAGGCTGCAGTGAGCCGCAAAAACCTAGCCAATTAGAGCGTATTCATCAAAGCAACACGTTGCGCGTGGGCACCCTGGCCGGTGCCAGCAATTATTACCAAGCCCCTCAAGGGGAGCAAGGGTTTGAATACGAACTTGCCCAAGATTTTGCTAACTACCTAGGCGTAGAGCTGGATATCGTGCCGTTCTTTAGCCTTAACGATATGTTTCAGCGCCTTGATAATGGCTCATTGGACCTGGTCGCATCGGGCATTGGCTACACTCCAAGTCGTGCCGAGCTGTACCGCTTTGGCCCCAGTTACCGCATCATTAGTCAAAAGCTGGTTTACAAACAAGGTCGAGTCCGGCCGCGCGACTTTGATGACTTAGAGGGCAACTTAACGGTACTGGCCCGCAGCAGCCACTCGCAAACTCTACATCGGTATAAAAAACAGTACCCTCAACTGAGTTGGAATGAAACCGATGAAATGGATGAAGCAGAGTTACTGCAAGCCATTATCGACGGCGATATCGACTACACCATTGCCGACTCCCACGCCTTGGCACTGTTTCGCCGTTACCACCCGAATCTGAGCATCGGCTTTTCCGTGACCCGTAATGACCCAATTGGCTGGGTACTGCGCCAAGATAACGACGACTCACTCTATGCCTTGGTAGTGGAATTTTTCGGTGAAGCGAAAGCAAACAAGCGCCTTTATGCCTTAGAAGAGAAGTACTTTGGCCACGTACGCCAGTTTAACTATGTTAACACCTTGGCATTTATTGAAGCTGTTGCCGATACCTTACCGACTTATATGCCTTGGTTTAAGCAGTATGCACAAGAGTTAGACTGGCGCTTGCTGGCTGCTCTTAGTTATCAAGAGTCAATGTGGGATCCCTTGGCAAAATCACCCACTGGGGTACGCGGTATTATGATGCTGACTTTACCAACGGCAAAACAGGTGGGCGTTACCAGTCGACTCAAACCAGAGCAGAATATTCGCGGCGGCGCCGAGTACTTGCGTTATCTTATTGAACGCATACCTGATCGTATTGCCCAACCTGACCGTACTTGGTTTGCCTTAGCGTCATATAATGTCGGCTGGGGCCATGTAAATGATGCGCGGATCCTAACCGAACGGGCCGGTGACGATAAAGACAAGTGGGCCGATGTGAAAAAATACCTACCGCTGTTGATCAAGAAACGCTATTATCGTACAACTAAATACGGTTATGCGCGCGGAGACGTAGCGGTAACTTACGTAGACAATATTCGGCGCTACTACGACACCTTGGTATGGTTAGATGAAAACGATGCTTTGGTGGCCAACAACGCTAGCGCCAAGGAAGAATCGGCCGGAACGCCATAA
- a CDS encoding YdbH domain-containing protein: MLRKLLIGLAVIGLTLATAYLFRIELTFMVAKHYLDADEAELTCADWQWGSGLTTITVNKLCLGYRQHRLVIKQARITPQHIDIEKAALTLAKQQTQSSSDTGKPQALNLPLTDSRPLVTVESLFVYTPYATAPVRMTVSEPQLNQWVLNGDIAGDIAITSQHIDYELHANQALRAQLMAVAEPSLMRFNISQWALPELQIQGRYYGNRIDNQITIASQATWQHTPCPVQVSSQGRIEVRSNNMRRFSLDTSALTTQLRAQGQCDYQASLKPYFPELLKGSWQLTLAEPRVSIDKSEVELTQVLLTHNSEQTKVGVRLEAPRANWRTAQVAAEYALQLETQSLGRLSVSGQATEQRISGAFKGQVAAPVGENVHVASVSATGEFDHNFAGATALHGQLKTAQLTMAPYSGEQVAVTVDATISADNSISARLETVAAVAASADIKLLDVEQSYQVQADLGAGRRSAQVEVQSRIGQLDSAQLRLSELSVDSRVDIARSIDGEHLISWQQAQALAKHSWQETAFPITVVLPPTPLPSLQAIASQLAPELSLTAGTLSAQLHGDARLQRMQWQLEVDDASVLYQSYLAENIDTSPQGQWNSGQLQLDDTSFTISQLRAGPVLSQVQGLWGYDQDAYLKEVQAEVLGGTLSLDKLYVTGLTKRRAPTLVEVAQINAQSLLALEPQQGIEITGVLAAKLPIRLEEQGVSVENGRIYSQAPGKLTIKDNAAFDAVKAQQEELGPMLGMLENLDINSINADVDLKTDGWLTMAMQLKGENPEHQQAVNFNYNHQENIYTLFKALRLSDEITKKVEQEYQAKE; encoded by the coding sequence ATGCTGCGCAAACTGTTGATTGGATTAGCAGTGATAGGGCTCACTCTAGCTACCGCCTACTTATTTCGCATCGAGCTCACCTTTATGGTAGCGAAACATTACCTTGATGCCGATGAAGCAGAGTTAACCTGTGCTGATTGGCAATGGGGGAGTGGGCTGACCACAATCACAGTCAATAAGTTATGTCTAGGTTATCGGCAGCATCGGCTTGTTATTAAGCAGGCGCGAATCACACCGCAGCACATCGATATTGAAAAAGCAGCTTTAACTCTGGCTAAGCAACAAACTCAATCATCCAGTGATACTGGTAAACCTCAGGCGCTTAATTTGCCGCTGACAGACAGTCGTCCGTTGGTAACTGTTGAATCCCTTTTCGTGTACACGCCTTATGCCACTGCGCCTGTGCGTATGACGGTAAGTGAGCCGCAACTCAATCAGTGGGTGTTAAATGGTGATATAGCCGGTGATATCGCCATAACCTCGCAGCATATCGACTATGAACTGCATGCCAATCAAGCCTTAAGAGCCCAGCTTATGGCTGTGGCCGAGCCATCACTCATGCGCTTTAATATCTCTCAGTGGGCATTGCCGGAGCTACAAATACAAGGGCGCTATTACGGAAACCGAATTGATAACCAGATCACTATTGCCAGCCAAGCTACTTGGCAACATACGCCTTGCCCGGTGCAGGTGAGTAGCCAGGGCCGCATCGAGGTACGTTCTAACAACATGCGTCGCTTTAGCTTAGACACCAGTGCACTGACAACGCAATTGCGAGCGCAGGGTCAATGTGACTATCAAGCCAGCCTAAAACCCTACTTCCCAGAGCTGCTCAAGGGGTCATGGCAGCTAACGTTGGCCGAACCAAGGGTGAGTATAGATAAAAGCGAGGTGGAGCTAACGCAAGTGCTGCTTACGCATAACAGCGAACAGACTAAAGTGGGTGTCCGCTTAGAGGCGCCGCGTGCCAATTGGCGCACAGCACAGGTGGCTGCCGAGTATGCTTTACAGCTAGAAACCCAGTCGTTAGGGCGGCTTAGTGTTTCGGGACAGGCAACTGAGCAGCGCATTAGCGGCGCCTTTAAAGGTCAGGTAGCTGCGCCGGTGGGTGAAAACGTGCATGTTGCCTCCGTAAGCGCCACTGGCGAGTTCGACCATAACTTTGCTGGGGCTACTGCGCTGCATGGGCAACTGAAAACCGCACAGTTAACAATGGCGCCTTATTCTGGCGAACAGGTAGCGGTTACTGTTGATGCCACTATCAGCGCAGATAACTCGATTTCAGCGCGCTTAGAGACCGTTGCTGCTGTTGCGGCGAGTGCTGATATTAAACTCCTTGATGTCGAGCAAAGTTATCAGGTACAGGCTGACTTGGGGGCAGGGCGGCGCAGCGCGCAGGTTGAGGTGCAAAGCCGTATTGGGCAACTAGATTCTGCACAGCTGAGATTAAGTGAGCTCAGTGTCGATAGTCGAGTTGATATTGCTCGCAGCATTGATGGTGAGCACCTTATCTCATGGCAGCAGGCGCAAGCTTTGGCTAAGCACAGCTGGCAAGAAACGGCTTTTCCTATCACCGTGGTATTGCCGCCGACGCCTTTGCCTTCATTGCAAGCCATTGCCAGCCAATTGGCCCCTGAGTTGTCACTGACCGCCGGCACACTCAGCGCTCAACTGCACGGTGATGCGCGCCTTCAGCGTATGCAATGGCAGCTAGAGGTGGACGACGCCAGCGTGCTTTATCAGAGTTACTTAGCTGAAAATATCGATACGTCGCCGCAAGGACAGTGGAATTCAGGGCAACTTCAGCTCGATGATACTAGCTTTACTATTTCCCAACTACGCGCTGGACCGGTGTTGTCACAGGTGCAAGGGCTCTGGGGTTATGACCAAGATGCCTACCTCAAAGAGGTGCAGGCTGAGGTGTTAGGTGGCACTTTGTCGCTGGATAAACTTTATGTGACGGGACTAACGAAGCGCCGTGCTCCCACCTTAGTTGAGGTAGCACAAATTAATGCCCAAAGCCTACTGGCGCTAGAGCCACAGCAGGGTATTGAGATCACAGGGGTATTGGCAGCAAAACTACCAATACGGTTAGAGGAGCAGGGAGTCAGTGTCGAAAATGGCCGTATTTATTCGCAAGCTCCGGGTAAATTGACGATTAAAGATAACGCCGCCTTCGATGCGGTGAAAGCACAGCAGGAAGAGCTTGGGCCGATGTTGGGCATGTTGGAAAACTTAGATATCAACAGCATCAACGCCGATGTTGATTTAAAAACCGATGGTTGGTTAACCATGGCGATGCAATTAAAAGGGGAAAACCCCGAGCACCAGCAAGCTGTAAATTTTAACTATAATCATCAAGAAAATATCTATACCCTATTTAAGGCGCTGCGCTTAAGTGATGAAATCACTAAGAAAGTGGAGCAAGAGTATCAAGCGAAGGAGTAA
- the purL gene encoding phosphoribosylformylglycinamidine synthase, producing MLILRGAPALSDFRVQKVLTQCKQANLPVTNVYAEFMHFADVTAALNSDEHSKLEKLLTYGPHIPEHEPQGTLILVTPRPGTISPWASKATDIAHNCGLTQVHRIERGIAYYVEGDLSVCQLNDVAALLHDRMTETTHRDMDDAAKLFRTDEPRAMSSVDILGGGREALAKANVEQGFALADDEIDYLVENFQKLGRNPNDIELFMFAQANSEHCRHKIFNADWTIDGTEQPKSLFKMIKNTYEQNSVNVLSAYKDNAAVMKGSVAGRFFPDFSGEYTYHQENIEILMKVETHNHPTAISPFSGASTGSGGEIRDEGATGRGSKPKAGLVGFSVSNLRIPGFEQPWESEYGKPGRIVEALDIMIDGPLGGAAFNNEFGRPNLLGYFRTYEERVNSHNGEEVRGYHKPIMIAGGLGNIRTDHVQKGEIPVGAKLIVLGGPAMNIGLGGGAASSMASGQSNEDLDFASVQRENPEMERRCQEVIDKCWQLGDDNPIAFIHDVGAGGLSNAFPELVDDGGRGGDFELRNVPNDEPGMAPHEIWCNESQERYVLAVAEENFARFEQICQRERAEYAVIGTATEDRHLRVSDSHFNNNPVDLPLDVLLGKAPKMHRDVSTKQAQGEALNTNAITVQDAVQRLLRLPAVAEKTFLITIGDRSVTGLVARDQMVGPWQVPVANCAVTAAAYDTYHGEAMSMGERTPAALLNYGASARLAVAESLTNIACADIGSLNNIKLSANWMAAAGHPGEDAGLYEAVKAVGEELCPALGLTIPVGKDSMSMKTTWQDNGEDKAVTAPLSLVITAFGRVEDIRKTVTPQLRTDKGDSTLLLIDLGAGQNRMGASSLAQVYKQLGDKTPDVDSPELLKGFFEAMQALVREEKLLAYHDRSDGGLFVTAAEMAFAGHTGVTLELDALAGSDLEVLFNEELGAVIQVRNDDLDAVKAILAENGLAALSHEIGTLNDADQLVINRGGHALVDNSRTELRLAWAETTYQMQSLRDNPACARQEHDAKADANDPGLNVKLSFDINEDVAAPYIATGAKPQMAILREQGVNSHVEMAAAFNRAGFAAVDVHMSDILEGRLTLEQFKGLVACGGFSYGDVLGAGEGWAKSILFNDMAREQFQGFFERQDTFSLGVCNGCQMLSTLRELIPGTEHWPRFVTNQSERFEARATLVEVQDSPSVFFSGMAGSRMPIAVSHGEGRAEFANEAAIQTAVNSGTVAVKYVDNYGNPTMQYPANPNGSPEAISGMTSTDGRATVMMPHPERVFRAVANSWHPDEWQEDSPWMRMFRNARKHIG from the coding sequence ATGTTAATCCTGCGTGGTGCGCCAGCACTTTCCGATTTTCGTGTTCAAAAAGTGCTTACTCAATGTAAGCAAGCCAACCTTCCTGTAACTAACGTCTACGCCGAATTTATGCACTTTGCTGATGTCACAGCAGCACTGAATTCTGACGAGCACAGCAAGCTGGAAAAGCTGCTTACTTATGGGCCGCATATTCCTGAACATGAGCCCCAAGGGACACTCATTTTAGTTACCCCGCGTCCAGGCACAATTTCGCCATGGGCGTCTAAGGCCACCGACATTGCTCACAATTGTGGATTAACTCAGGTACATCGTATCGAGCGCGGCATCGCCTATTATGTTGAAGGTGATTTGAGTGTTTGCCAGCTTAACGATGTGGCCGCCTTGCTACACGACCGCATGACCGAAACAACGCACCGCGATATGGATGATGCCGCGAAACTGTTTCGTACCGATGAGCCGCGAGCTATGTCATCGGTGGACATCCTTGGCGGAGGCCGTGAGGCGCTAGCTAAAGCGAATGTTGAACAAGGCTTTGCCCTTGCAGACGACGAGATTGATTATCTGGTAGAGAACTTCCAAAAGCTCGGCCGTAACCCGAACGACATTGAATTGTTTATGTTCGCGCAGGCGAACTCAGAGCATTGCCGTCACAAAATCTTTAATGCTGATTGGACCATTGACGGCACAGAGCAGCCCAAGTCGCTGTTCAAAATGATCAAAAACACCTACGAGCAAAATAGCGTCAACGTATTATCTGCATACAAAGACAATGCAGCGGTGATGAAAGGCTCAGTGGCCGGTCGTTTCTTTCCTGATTTCAGTGGTGAATACACGTATCACCAAGAAAACATCGAAATTTTGATGAAGGTTGAAACCCACAACCACCCAACCGCGATTTCGCCATTCTCAGGTGCATCAACGGGCTCGGGCGGTGAAATCCGTGATGAAGGTGCTACAGGCCGAGGCTCTAAGCCAAAAGCTGGTTTGGTAGGCTTTAGCGTATCTAACCTACGCATCCCAGGTTTTGAACAACCATGGGAGAGCGAATACGGTAAACCAGGGCGCATTGTTGAAGCGCTGGATATCATGATTGATGGCCCGCTAGGCGGCGCCGCGTTTAACAATGAGTTTGGTCGTCCAAACCTACTGGGTTACTTCCGTACCTATGAAGAGCGAGTTAATAGCCACAATGGCGAGGAAGTGCGCGGTTATCACAAGCCTATTATGATTGCCGGTGGTTTAGGTAACATTCGTACTGATCATGTACAAAAAGGCGAGATCCCGGTAGGCGCGAAGCTTATTGTGTTGGGCGGCCCGGCAATGAATATTGGCTTGGGAGGCGGAGCGGCTTCGTCTATGGCGTCAGGGCAGTCCAATGAAGACCTCGACTTTGCTTCGGTACAACGTGAAAACCCAGAAATGGAACGCCGCTGTCAAGAAGTCATCGATAAATGCTGGCAGCTAGGCGATGACAACCCCATTGCTTTTATCCACGATGTGGGCGCCGGTGGCTTGTCAAATGCCTTCCCTGAATTAGTGGATGATGGCGGCCGAGGGGGCGATTTTGAATTGCGTAACGTGCCAAACGATGAGCCCGGTATGGCGCCGCATGAGATTTGGTGTAATGAATCACAAGAGCGTTACGTGCTGGCGGTAGCAGAAGAAAACTTCGCTCGTTTTGAGCAAATATGTCAACGTGAGCGCGCCGAGTACGCAGTCATCGGTACCGCGACCGAAGATCGTCACTTACGGGTTTCTGACTCGCACTTCAACAATAACCCAGTGGATCTGCCGCTTGATGTGTTATTGGGTAAAGCGCCGAAAATGCACCGTGATGTCAGCACCAAGCAAGCTCAGGGTGAAGCGCTTAATACCAACGCGATTACCGTACAAGACGCAGTGCAACGACTACTGCGCTTGCCAGCGGTTGCTGAAAAAACCTTCTTAATCACCATTGGCGACCGCTCCGTAACCGGTTTGGTTGCCCGTGACCAAATGGTTGGCCCTTGGCAGGTGCCGGTGGCCAACTGTGCCGTGACAGCTGCTGCGTACGACACCTATCATGGTGAGGCCATGTCTATGGGTGAGCGCACACCTGCGGCGCTGCTTAATTATGGTGCTTCAGCGCGTTTAGCGGTCGCCGAGTCTCTGACCAATATTGCCTGTGCTGATATTGGCTCATTGAATAACATTAAGCTATCAGCAAACTGGATGGCGGCAGCCGGGCACCCCGGTGAAGACGCTGGTTTATATGAAGCGGTTAAGGCCGTGGGTGAAGAGCTGTGTCCAGCCCTGGGCTTAACCATCCCGGTAGGCAAAGACTCAATGTCGATGAAGACCACATGGCAAGATAATGGTGAAGATAAAGCCGTGACTGCGCCGCTGTCTTTGGTAATCACTGCGTTTGGTCGTGTTGAAGACATTCGTAAAACGGTCACGCCACAGCTGCGCACCGATAAGGGCGATTCAACGCTCTTGCTTATCGACTTGGGTGCTGGTCAAAACCGCATGGGGGCATCAAGCTTGGCGCAGGTTTACAAGCAGCTGGGTGACAAAACTCCAGATGTTGATAGCCCTGAACTATTAAAAGGCTTCTTCGAGGCGATGCAAGCGCTGGTACGCGAAGAAAAACTACTGGCTTACCATGACCGCTCTGACGGTGGCTTATTCGTAACTGCTGCGGAGATGGCCTTCGCGGGTCACACTGGCGTAACGCTAGAGCTAGACGCGTTAGCGGGGTCTGATTTAGAGGTCCTATTCAACGAAGAGTTGGGTGCCGTTATTCAGGTTCGTAATGATGACCTAGACGCGGTGAAGGCCATCCTTGCCGAGAACGGTCTTGCTGCGCTAAGCCATGAAATTGGTACGTTGAACGATGCTGATCAGCTGGTTATTAACCGTGGTGGTCATGCACTAGTGGATAATAGCCGTACCGAGCTGCGTTTAGCGTGGGCGGAAACCACTTATCAAATGCAGTCTCTGCGTGATAACCCTGCCTGTGCTCGCCAAGAGCATGATGCCAAAGCTGATGCCAATGACCCAGGTCTTAACGTGAAGCTGAGCTTCGACATTAACGAAGATGTCGCCGCGCCTTACATTGCTACTGGCGCTAAGCCACAAATGGCTATCTTGCGTGAGCAAGGCGTTAACTCACACGTTGAGATGGCGGCGGCATTTAACCGTGCAGGCTTTGCCGCCGTTGACGTACACATGAGTGACATTCTAGAGGGGCGCTTAACGCTAGAGCAATTCAAAGGCCTTGTGGCGTGCGGTGGCTTCTCATATGGTGACGTACTCGGGGCCGGTGAAGGCTGGGCGAAGTCCATTCTATTTAATGACATGGCACGCGAGCAGTTCCAAGGCTTCTTCGAGCGTCAAGATACCTTCAGCTTGGGTGTGTGTAATGGCTGTCAGATGCTATCAACATTGCGCGAGCTGATCCCTGGCACGGAGCATTGGCCACGTTTCGTGACCAACCAAAGCGAGCGTTTTGAAGCGCGTGCAACCTTGGTCGAAGTACAAGACAGCCCATCGGTGTTCTTCAGTGGTATGGCGGGTTCACGTATGCCAATTGCGGTGTCACACGGTGAAGGCCGTGCCGAATTTGCAAATGAGGCGGCTATTCAAACAGCAGTGAACTCGGGGACTGTAGCGGTGAAATACGTAGATAACTACGGTAACCCAACTATGCAATATCCGGCGAACCCCAATGGTTCACCAGAGGCAATCTCGGGTATGACCTCTACAGATGGTCGTGCTACGGTGATGATGCCACACCCAGAGCGGGTATTCCGCGCGGTAGCGAACTCATGGCACCCAGATGAGTGGCAAGAAGACAGCCCATGGATGCGCATGTTCCGTAACGCGCGCAAGCACATTGGCTAA
- a CDS encoding methylenetetrahydrofolate reductase — protein MALSLREKIEDPRQGVYLIGTTPPKADTDEVAMRAIAEKLLGRLHEIEYDGVVVYDIQDESSRISTPRPFPFKHTIDPRDYGQLLRRLSRADVITYKSVAQRNQDEFNQWLDSTANDHDLNNLVLVGSPSSQGDIKLSLNDAYTQIAAHHQDFFLGGVTIAERHANKRNEHERLLTKTAQGCQFFISQAVYDAQATIDLITSYARSCRQQGLSPQRIILTFTPCGGEKTLDFMQWLGISVPEATKWRMLDAENTLSESVRICRENLDLILRSCAHLDVPLGLNIESLTNRKQEIDASINLYRLLKATMELSLAERQIA, from the coding sequence ATGGCTTTATCACTGCGAGAAAAAATAGAGGACCCCCGTCAGGGCGTGTATTTAATTGGCACTACGCCACCTAAAGCAGATACCGATGAAGTCGCTATGCGCGCAATTGCCGAAAAGTTGCTTGGCCGTTTACACGAAATTGAATATGACGGTGTGGTGGTTTATGACATTCAGGATGAGAGCAGCCGCATCAGTACGCCGCGCCCCTTCCCATTCAAACACACCATTGATCCACGTGATTATGGCCAGTTATTGCGGCGCTTATCACGCGCCGATGTGATCACCTATAAAAGTGTGGCTCAGCGCAATCAGGATGAATTTAATCAATGGCTTGATAGCACCGCCAATGACCATGATTTAAATAACTTAGTCTTAGTCGGAAGTCCGTCGTCACAAGGGGATATCAAGCTAAGCTTAAATGATGCCTACACCCAGATTGCCGCCCATCACCAAGACTTCTTTTTAGGTGGCGTGACCATTGCCGAGCGCCATGCCAATAAGCGTAATGAACATGAGCGCTTACTGACCAAAACGGCGCAAGGGTGTCAGTTTTTTATCTCTCAGGCGGTTTACGATGCGCAAGCGACCATTGATCTAATCACCAGTTATGCCCGCAGCTGCCGCCAGCAAGGGCTCTCACCACAGCGTATTATTCTGACCTTCACCCCTTGTGGCGGTGAAAAAACGCTGGATTTTATGCAGTGGTTGGGGATTTCCGTGCCAGAGGCAACTAAGTGGCGCATGCTTGATGCCGAAAACACCTTGAGTGAGTCGGTGCGCATCTGCCGCGAAAACTTAGATTTGATCTTACGTAGCTGCGCACATCTGGATGTGCCGCTGGGGTTGAATATCGAGTCACTGACGAACCGCAAGCAGGAAATCGATGCATCCATCAACCTGTATCGTTTGCTTAAAGCCACCATGGAGCTGAGCTTGGCAGAACGACAAATCGCCTAG
- a CDS encoding YdbL family protein: protein MKLVKWSMLVSAAMLAFSAWALTLDQAKAQGIVGETSNGYLALVQNNSEAQKLIAEINAKRKAKYLSLAKKNGISLSQVEALAGAKAIEKTTAGHMVKVDGQWRKK from the coding sequence ATGAAACTAGTTAAATGGAGTATGTTAGTCAGTGCCGCCATGTTGGCCTTCAGTGCCTGGGCGCTAACTTTAGACCAAGCTAAGGCGCAAGGTATCGTCGGCGAAACCAGCAACGGCTATTTAGCCTTAGTACAAAATAACAGTGAGGCGCAAAAGCTAATTGCCGAGATTAACGCTAAGCGTAAAGCCAAGTATTTATCATTGGCGAAGAAAAATGGTATCAGTTTGAGCCAAGTGGAGGCGTTAGCAGGCGCCAAAGCTATCGAAAAAACGACCGCAGGGCATATGGTTAAAGTCGACGGCCAGTGGCGCAAAAAGTAA